A stretch of Deinococcus aquiradiocola DNA encodes these proteins:
- a CDS encoding phosphodiester glycosidase family protein, translated as MRFPVPVTLATLALLSACAPADALGTADVTYQGTAYAVVTVTPGRDHLRLSWQGLDGQPYGTVGALKAALAAQGRRLLFATNSGIYAPGLRPLGLHVQRGETLTPLNRATSGGNFALVPNGVFWVRGDRAGVTETRAYARNDPRPDYASQSGPLLVQGGQLHPSFNRGSTSFKLRSGVGVCAGGVVKFAMSEGPVNFYTFATFFRDRLGCPDALYLDGTISTVYTPQRGDRQLVPYAGMWAVTDR; from the coding sequence GTGCGCTTCCCTGTTCCCGTCACCCTCGCAACCCTGGCCCTGCTGAGCGCGTGCGCTCCCGCAGACGCGCTCGGCACGGCCGACGTCACGTACCAGGGCACCGCCTACGCCGTCGTGACCGTCACACCGGGCCGCGACCACCTGCGCCTCTCCTGGCAGGGCCTCGACGGCCAGCCGTACGGCACGGTCGGCGCCCTGAAGGCCGCGCTGGCCGCGCAGGGCCGCCGCCTGCTGTTCGCCACCAACAGCGGCATCTACGCGCCCGGCCTGCGCCCCCTGGGCCTGCACGTGCAGCGCGGCGAGACGCTCACGCCCCTCAACCGCGCCACCAGCGGCGGGAACTTCGCCCTCGTCCCGAACGGCGTGTTCTGGGTCAGGGGCGACCGGGCGGGCGTCACCGAGACGCGCGCGTACGCCCGCAACGACCCGCGCCCCGACTACGCCAGCCAGTCCGGCCCGCTCCTCGTGCAGGGCGGACAACTGCACCCCAGCTTCAACAGGGGCAGCACCAGCTTCAAGCTCCGCAGCGGCGTCGGCGTGTGCGCGGGCGGCGTCGTCAAGTTCGCGATGAGCGAAGGCCCCGTCAACTTCTACACCTTCGCGACGTTCTTCCGTGACCGGCTCGGCTGCCCCGACGCGCTGTACCTCGACGGCACCATCAGCACCGTGTACACCCCGCAGCGCGGCGACCGGCAACTCGTCCCGTACGCGGGCATGTGGGCCGTCACCGACCGCTGA
- a CDS encoding ATP-binding cassette domain-containing protein, with amino-acid sequence MTGPADAALPVPLVTLEGVRVTQGGATVLSDVTFTVRAGEAWLLTGPNGGGKSSLLGVLRGDLSPQEGRRRYVLEGEVRVSAVRARRLLPLVSPALEAWFLTRDWVQSVSDVLLVGLEGEMLRLREPDAAARARLAEVAALTGLEGLLERDVRTLSHGQRRRVLLGRALMPRPAGLLLDEFTDGLSVPARAELRGTLERVAASGVAVVLATHRPDEAPGLAWRHLRVEGGTVREEPLPPVGAPDLAVGGPRLAPAPRAADGEVLVAVRDAEVYRNGHRALGPLDWEWRRGQHWLVTGENGAGKSTLARLVAGEFHPALGGLVTRPFLKDAQGQPRDVLRERRRAIGVVGAELTIRQRRDWTGEAVLASAFHGSEGFAGGLTDAQALAVQRVAGRLGVTDLLPRRADTLSQGQLGRLLLARAVVHAPTLLVLDEALNFLDPDGQRRFLDLLPDLTATGTHLLVVAHREQDVPRGLTHHLHLNAGRVAGVKALTPD; translated from the coding sequence ATGACTGGCCCTGCCGACGCTGCCCTGCCCGTGCCGCTCGTGACGCTGGAGGGTGTGCGCGTGACGCAGGGCGGCGCGACGGTGCTGAGTGACGTGACGTTCACGGTGCGAGCGGGGGAGGCGTGGCTGCTGACCGGCCCGAACGGAGGCGGCAAGAGCAGCCTGCTGGGCGTGCTGCGCGGGGACCTGTCGCCGCAGGAGGGGCGTCGCCGGTACGTGCTGGAGGGTGAGGTGCGCGTGTCGGCGGTGCGGGCGCGGCGGCTGCTGCCGCTGGTGAGTCCGGCACTGGAGGCGTGGTTCCTGACGCGCGACTGGGTGCAGTCGGTGTCGGACGTGCTGCTGGTGGGCCTGGAGGGCGAGATGCTGCGCCTGCGCGAGCCGGACGCGGCCGCCCGGGCGAGGCTGGCGGAGGTGGCGGCCCTGACGGGCCTGGAGGGCCTGCTGGAGCGGGACGTGCGGACCCTGTCGCACGGGCAGCGGCGGCGCGTGCTGCTGGGGCGGGCGCTGATGCCGCGCCCGGCGGGCCTGCTGCTGGACGAGTTCACGGACGGGCTGAGCGTCCCGGCGCGCGCGGAGCTGCGCGGCACGCTGGAGCGCGTGGCGGCGTCCGGGGTGGCGGTGGTGCTCGCCACGCACCGGCCGGATGAAGCGCCCGGCCTGGCCTGGCGGCACCTGCGGGTGGAGGGCGGCACGGTCCGGGAGGAACCCCTGCCCCCAGTGGGCGCGCCGGACCTGGCGGTGGGCGGCCCGCGCCTCGCACCCGCCCCACGGGCGGCGGACGGGGAGGTGCTCGTGGCGGTGCGGGACGCGGAGGTGTACCGCAACGGGCACCGGGCGCTCGGCCCGCTCGACTGGGAGTGGCGGCGCGGGCAGCACTGGCTGGTGACCGGCGAGAACGGCGCGGGCAAATCCACCCTGGCGCGCCTCGTGGCGGGCGAGTTCCACCCGGCGCTCGGCGGGCTCGTCACGCGGCCCTTCCTGAAAGACGCGCAGGGACAGCCGCGCGACGTGCTGCGTGAACGCCGCCGCGCGATCGGTGTGGTCGGCGCGGAACTCACCATCCGGCAGCGGCGCGACTGGACGGGGGAGGCGGTGCTGGCGTCCGCCTTCCACGGCAGCGAGGGGTTCGCGGGCGGCCTGACGGACGCGCAGGCGCTCGCCGTGCAGCGCGTCGCAGGGCGGCTCGGCGTGACGGACCTCCTGCCACGCCGCGCGGACACCCTCTCGCAGGGGCAGCTGGGGCGACTGCTGCTGGCGCGCGCCGTCGTGCACGCCCCCACGCTGCTGGTGCTGGACGAGGCCCTGAACTTCCTCGATCCGGACGGTCAGCGGCGCTTCCTGGACCTCCTGCCGGACCTCACGGCGACCGGCACGCACCTGCTGGTCGTCGCGCACCGCGAGCAGGACGTGCCGCGCGGTCTGACGCACCACCTGCACCTGAACGCGGGCCGCGTGGCGGGCGTGAAGGCCCTCACGCCCGACTGA
- a CDS encoding HD-GYP domain-containing protein, with protein sequence MTTHDPSAPDVHEAAFNPAAPASPLERARSLLHLTRQAMAAPDLQGGLLPVMEALLSGTAAVGTAYFEASGDQALVYQVRAAAGEMPSTAGMAAIAAHGLPANVPLLRVLQEAPEALFYGDVHASPDTQGFVELGVASLAAAPVQDTQGELFGALLMHTFRPHAWTHDERQLFGMVADTVASLTCRLRAEEHMRAAQESSLRALGLALEARDGESLGHTDRVTALALKMAGRLAFTPQETCALRWGAYLHDIGKIAVPDAVLLKRGPLDADEWEVMKGHVVAGSSFATTLAFLPDASLAVIAQHHERWDGSGYPWGMSGDEISLGARIFALCDVYDALVSERPYKEAWRPEDALAEVQAQAGRQFDPALVPVFVTVVNEQEG encoded by the coding sequence ATGACGACGCACGACCCTTCCGCGCCGGACGTTCACGAGGCCGCCTTCAATCCCGCCGCCCCGGCGTCCCCGTTGGAACGCGCGCGTTCCCTGCTGCACCTGACGCGCCAGGCGATGGCCGCGCCGGACCTGCAGGGCGGACTGCTGCCCGTCATGGAGGCCCTGCTGTCCGGCACGGCGGCGGTCGGCACGGCGTACTTCGAGGCGTCCGGCGATCAGGCGCTCGTGTACCAGGTGCGTGCCGCGGCGGGGGAGATGCCGTCCACGGCGGGCATGGCGGCCATCGCGGCACACGGCCTGCCCGCCAACGTGCCGCTGCTGCGGGTGCTGCAGGAGGCGCCCGAAGCGCTGTTCTACGGGGACGTACACGCGTCGCCGGACACGCAGGGCTTCGTGGAGCTGGGCGTCGCGAGTCTCGCGGCGGCGCCGGTGCAGGACACGCAGGGCGAGCTGTTCGGAGCGCTGCTGATGCACACCTTCCGGCCGCACGCGTGGACGCACGACGAGCGGCAGCTGTTCGGGATGGTGGCGGACACGGTCGCGTCGCTCACGTGTCGCCTGCGGGCCGAGGAGCACATGCGGGCCGCGCAGGAATCGAGCCTGCGGGCGCTGGGGCTGGCGCTGGAGGCGCGGGACGGCGAGTCGCTGGGGCACACGGACCGCGTGACGGCCCTCGCCCTGAAGATGGCGGGCCGACTGGCGTTCACGCCGCAGGAGACGTGCGCGCTGCGCTGGGGCGCGTACCTGCACGACATCGGCAAGATCGCTGTGCCGGACGCGGTGCTGCTCAAGCGCGGCCCGCTGGACGCGGACGAGTGGGAGGTCATGAAGGGGCACGTCGTGGCGGGCAGCAGTTTCGCGACGACGCTGGCGTTCCTGCCGGACGCGTCGCTGGCCGTGATCGCGCAACATCACGAACGCTGGGACGGCAGCGGTTACCCGTGGGGGATGAGCGGCGACGAGATCAGCCTGGGGGCCAGGATCTTCGCGCTGTGCGACGTGTACGACGCGCTCGTCAGCGAACGCCCGTACAAGGAGGCGTGGCGACCAGAGGACGCGCTCGCGGAGGTGCAGGCGCAGGCGGGACGGCAGTTCGACCCGGCGCTCGTGCCGGTGTTCGTGACGGTCGTGAACGAACAGGAGGGCTGA
- a CDS encoding HAD-IIB family hydrolase: MSRPPLLLAFDLDGTLIPDGGLLVPADTRQALARLRDLPGQKVLTAIITGRDTPPADVLDAARPDAVATNNGGRIEIGGELHTRAVFSQEDLQAVLAHGLDDARVIAFAEEQVYVDLPEGTPVPEWLSRRPHAPLAAAPTDRVQKVGFYHPGIRGWRDALADTHPHLVMTGAQEPYTDFLTVTPAGADKGAALLAIAQSLGVDRAHTFAFGDSDNDLAMLQVAGHAVQLGNLPLLRPHANDTVDGPGALGTYLNALADRLQTEPAPGATHA, translated from the coding sequence ATGTCACGCCCGCCCCTGCTGCTCGCCTTCGACCTGGACGGCACCCTCATCCCTGACGGCGGCCTCCTTGTTCCCGCAGACACCCGCCAGGCCCTCGCGCGCCTGCGCGACCTGCCCGGCCAGAAGGTCCTGACCGCCATCATCACCGGCCGCGACACGCCGCCCGCCGACGTGCTCGACGCGGCCCGGCCCGACGCGGTCGCCACCAACAACGGTGGCCGCATCGAGATCGGAGGCGAACTGCACACCCGCGCCGTGTTCAGCCAGGAGGACCTGCAGGCCGTCCTCGCGCACGGCCTCGACGACGCCCGCGTCATCGCCTTCGCCGAGGAGCAGGTGTACGTGGACCTGCCCGAAGGCACGCCCGTCCCCGAATGGCTGTCGCGCCGCCCGCACGCCCCCCTGGCCGCCGCCCCCACGGACCGCGTGCAGAAGGTCGGCTTCTACCACCCCGGCATTCGCGGCTGGCGCGACGCGCTCGCCGACACGCACCCGCACCTCGTCATGACCGGCGCGCAGGAACCGTACACGGACTTCCTGACCGTCACGCCCGCCGGGGCCGACAAGGGCGCGGCACTGCTCGCCATCGCGCAGTCGCTCGGCGTGGACCGCGCCCACACCTTCGCCTTCGGCGACTCCGACAACGACCTCGCCATGCTGCAGGTCGCCGGGCACGCCGTGCAGCTCGGCAACCTGCCACTCCTGCGCCCGCACGCGAACGACACCGTGGACGGCCCGGGCGCGCTCGGCACGTACCTGAACGCCCTCGCGGACCGCCTGCAGACCGAACCCGCACCCGGCGCCACGCACGCCTGA
- a CDS encoding nuclear transport factor 2 family protein, with product MPARHPTHLVLAALALLTVPPALAGSGTSPAALLPATVTTAAPTAMPSANAALVLRLVRDGLERRDTATVRRLVAPDYREHDPQRANGRAALLAALCDPATPRVRYDVIRTLVDGDLVILHSRVTLTGTPKPLAAFDIYRVRDGQVTEHWVNRQPNADAPNPSGRTLLDGETRVTDSALTAQNKATVKAFYTRLFLQGDLSALQTIDPDTYLQHNPGFADGVDTIRRAFGGMAAAPAAPGHAAAPANTAAAPSPQPLAVSGEGNFVLVRTVSSFGGGRSLVYDLFRLHSGRIVEHWDIVSPVPATASNSSGVF from the coding sequence ATGCCCGCCCGCCACCCCACCCACCTCGTCCTCGCGGCCCTCGCCCTCCTGACCGTCCCCCCGGCCCTCGCCGGAAGCGGTACGTCACCCGCCGCCCTTCTCCCGGCCACCGTCACCACTGCCGCCCCCACAGCCATGCCGTCCGCCAACGCCGCGCTCGTCCTGCGCCTCGTGCGGGACGGCCTGGAACGGCGCGACACCGCCACCGTGCGCCGCCTCGTCGCGCCCGACTACCGCGAGCACGACCCGCAGCGCGCCAACGGACGCGCCGCCCTGCTCGCCGCGCTCTGCGACCCCGCCACACCACGCGTCCGGTACGACGTGATCCGCACGCTGGTGGACGGCGACCTCGTCATCCTGCACAGCCGCGTCACCCTGACCGGCACCCCGAAACCCCTCGCGGCCTTCGACATCTACCGCGTCCGCGACGGACAGGTCACCGAACACTGGGTGAACCGCCAGCCGAACGCCGACGCCCCCAACCCCAGCGGCCGGACCCTGCTGGACGGCGAGACGCGCGTCACGGACAGCGCCCTCACCGCGCAGAACAAGGCGACCGTGAAGGCCTTCTACACCCGCCTGTTCCTGCAGGGCGACCTGAGCGCCCTGCAGACCATCGACCCGGACACTTACCTGCAGCACAACCCGGGCTTCGCGGACGGCGTGGACACCATCCGCAGGGCCTTCGGCGGCATGGCGGCCGCCCCCGCCGCTCCCGGTCATGCAGCCGCTCCCGCCAACACGGCCGCCGCGCCGTCTCCTCAGCCGCTCGCGGTGTCCGGCGAGGGCAACTTCGTGCTCGTCCGGACCGTCAGCAGCTTCGGGGGTGGCCGGAGCCTCGTGTACGACCTGTTCCGCCTGCACTCCGGGCGCATCGTGGAGCACTGGGACATCGTCTCGCCGGTGCCCGCCACTGCCAGCAACAGCAGCGGCGTGTTCTGA
- a CDS encoding acyl-CoA thioesterase, translated as MNSPETPDTPPTTPDTPAPVQPAPRSSARMLELVFPKDLNGHGTAFGGFVLSMMDKAASMAAIRHCQGEVVTARMEAVDFHLPIRRGDAIALEAEVIHTGRTSMRVKVDVFRETLATGKQELATSGVFVFVAVDASGRPRPIVRG; from the coding sequence ATGAATTCCCCCGAGACCCCCGACACGCCCCCCACCACGCCGGACACGCCCGCCCCCGTCCAGCCCGCCCCGCGCAGCAGCGCCCGCATGCTGGAACTCGTGTTCCCGAAAGACCTCAACGGGCACGGCACGGCCTTCGGCGGCTTCGTGCTGTCCATGATGGACAAGGCCGCCAGCATGGCCGCCATCCGCCACTGCCAGGGCGAAGTCGTCACGGCCCGCATGGAAGCCGTGGACTTCCACCTCCCCATCCGGCGCGGCGACGCCATCGCGCTGGAGGCCGAGGTGATCCACACCGGCCGCACCAGCATGCGCGTCAAGGTGGACGTGTTCCGCGAGACGCTCGCCACCGGCAAGCAGGAACTCGCCACGAGCGGCGTGTTCGTGTTTGTGGCCGTGGACGCCAGCGGCAGACCCCGCCCCATCGTGCGCGGCTGA
- the lon gene encoding endopeptidase La: MPDVPTDTTIPANVPVCPVRGSVIYPTMVQHIDASRAISIAAIDAAMLEEKTILIVSQRDKDIDDPQGKDLYDVGTLCNVLRVRKNADGTVQMLVSAVGRARATNYTRTDFLRADVTLIRSETGKAIELQALSRELNEKFESLIAGGKFLSSEAVTTIQNKEDAGEMADFIAFNMDFRIEDKQAVLEATRVTDRIRKVLTLLDGEAEVLNMQQKIRAQVKEEIDRNQREYYLREQMKVIQKELHGGEDGETDETEELRKKIDALGLAPEVKKEIDRELNRLSRMHPDAAEASVIRTYLTTISELPWNTRSDDQLDIATAATILDDDHYGLEKVKDRVLEFLAVRRLRKERAERGEIDAAEVNKGPILVFTGPPGVGKTSIAQSIAKSLGRKYVRIALGGARDESDIRGHRRTYIGAMPGRIIQGLRSAGTRNPVVLLDEVDKLGSGMQGDPSAALLEVLDPAQNANFTDHYLGVPFDLSEVMFIATANYPEQIPPALMDRMEVIDFSSYIEQEKLQIAKRYLLPRQLNQNGLKPNQIAITDAALEKLISHYTREAGVRNLEREIGTVARKVARRVASSEVKRAKVTDKELDRYLGQARYMPEHENREDMVGVATGMFYTPVGGDILFIETSVSPGRGMLLTGQLGDVMKESARAALTYAKTNGDRFGISKERIDESEIHIHVPAGGIPKEGPSAGGAMLTSIISALTGIPARKDVAMTGEITLTGRYLPIGGLKEKVLGARRAGIRHIIMPKANEGDLRDIPSDLRSTMHFHPAETADQVLDVALVGGLKALEARGNGGGTVTPEAKPKPARRKRGNDEAVATA, from the coding sequence ATGCCCGACGTTCCCACCGACACCACCATCCCTGCCAACGTCCCGGTCTGCCCGGTGCGCGGCAGCGTGATCTACCCGACCATGGTGCAGCACATCGACGCGAGCCGCGCCATCAGCATCGCCGCCATCGACGCCGCCATGCTCGAAGAGAAGACCATCCTCATCGTCTCCCAGCGCGACAAGGACATCGACGACCCCCAGGGCAAGGACCTGTACGACGTCGGCACCCTCTGCAACGTCCTGCGCGTCCGCAAGAACGCCGACGGCACCGTCCAGATGCTCGTCAGCGCCGTCGGCCGCGCCCGCGCCACCAACTACACCCGCACCGACTTCCTGCGCGCCGACGTCACCCTCATCCGCAGCGAGACCGGCAAAGCCATCGAACTGCAGGCCCTCAGCCGCGAACTGAACGAGAAGTTCGAATCGCTCATCGCGGGCGGCAAGTTCCTGTCCAGCGAAGCCGTGACCACCATCCAGAACAAGGAAGACGCCGGCGAGATGGCCGACTTCATCGCCTTCAACATGGATTTCCGTATCGAGGACAAGCAGGCCGTCCTCGAAGCGACCAGGGTCACCGACCGCATCCGCAAGGTCCTCACCCTGCTCGACGGTGAAGCCGAAGTCCTCAACATGCAGCAGAAGATCCGCGCGCAGGTCAAGGAAGAAATCGACCGCAACCAGCGCGAGTACTACCTGCGCGAACAGATGAAAGTCATCCAGAAGGAACTCCACGGCGGCGAGGACGGCGAAACCGACGAGACCGAGGAACTCCGCAAGAAGATCGACGCGCTCGGCCTCGCCCCCGAAGTCAAAAAGGAAATCGACCGGGAACTCAACCGCCTCAGCCGCATGCACCCCGACGCGGCCGAAGCGAGCGTCATCCGCACGTACCTCACCACCATCAGCGAACTCCCCTGGAACACCCGCAGCGACGACCAGCTCGACATCGCCACGGCCGCCACCATCCTGGACGACGACCACTACGGCCTGGAGAAGGTCAAGGACCGCGTCCTCGAATTCCTCGCCGTGCGCCGCCTCCGCAAGGAACGCGCCGAACGCGGCGAGATCGACGCCGCCGAAGTCAACAAGGGCCCCATCCTCGTCTTCACCGGCCCTCCCGGCGTCGGCAAGACCAGCATCGCGCAGAGCATCGCCAAGAGCCTCGGCCGCAAGTACGTCCGCATCGCCCTCGGCGGCGCGCGCGACGAGAGCGACATCCGCGGCCACCGCCGCACGTACATCGGCGCGATGCCCGGCCGCATCATCCAGGGCCTGCGCAGCGCCGGAACCCGCAACCCCGTCGTGCTGCTCGACGAGGTCGACAAGCTCGGCAGCGGCATGCAGGGCGACCCCAGCGCCGCGCTCCTCGAAGTGCTCGACCCCGCCCAGAACGCCAACTTCACCGACCACTACCTCGGCGTGCCCTTCGACCTCAGCGAAGTGATGTTCATCGCCACCGCCAACTACCCCGAGCAGATCCCGCCCGCCCTGATGGACCGTATGGAAGTCATCGACTTCTCCAGCTACATCGAGCAGGAGAAACTCCAGATCGCCAAACGCTACCTGCTGCCCCGCCAGCTCAACCAGAACGGCCTGAAACCCAACCAGATCGCCATCACTGACGCCGCCCTGGAAAAACTCATCAGCCACTACACCCGCGAGGCGGGCGTACGCAACCTCGAGCGTGAGATCGGCACCGTCGCCCGCAAGGTCGCGCGCCGCGTCGCCAGCAGCGAAGTCAAACGCGCCAAGGTCACCGACAAGGAACTCGACCGCTACCTCGGACAGGCCCGCTACATGCCCGAGCACGAGAACCGCGAAGACATGGTCGGCGTCGCCACCGGCATGTTCTACACGCCCGTCGGCGGAGACATCCTGTTCATCGAGACGAGCGTCTCCCCCGGACGCGGCATGCTGCTCACCGGCCAGCTCGGCGACGTCATGAAGGAATCGGCCCGCGCCGCCCTCACGTACGCCAAGACCAACGGCGACCGCTTCGGCATCTCCAAGGAACGCATCGACGAGTCCGAAATCCACATCCACGTGCCCGCAGGCGGCATCCCCAAGGAAGGCCCCAGCGCAGGCGGCGCGATGCTCACCAGCATCATCAGCGCCCTGACCGGCATCCCCGCCCGCAAGGACGTCGCCATGACCGGCGAGATCACCCTCACCGGCCGCTACCTCCCCATCGGCGGCCTCAAGGAGAAGGTCCTCGGCGCGCGCCGCGCAGGCATCCGGCACATCATCATGCCCAAAGCCAACGAAGGCGACCTGCGCGACATCCCCTCCGACCTGCGCAGCACCATGCACTTCCACCCCGCCGAGACGGCCGACCAGGTGCTCGACGTGGCCCTCGTGGGCGGCCTGAAGGCCCTGGAAGCGCGCGGCAACGGAGGCGGCACCGTCACCCCGGAAGCCAAGCCCAAACCCGCCCGCCGCAAGCGCGGCAACGACGAAGCGGTCGCCACCGCCTGA
- a CDS encoding gamma-glutamyltransferase family protein, producing the protein MPLYPSSRQPVYARRGMVATGQPLAAQAGLSILQEGGNAVDAAIATAIALTVVEPTANGIGGDNFALVWADGELHGLNASGAAPAGLSLGVLPDGRMPVHGWLPVTVPGAVRGWADLHGRFGRLPFARLFGPAIHYARHGYPLSPVAARNWARAIGIYRSLNLPELQEWFGVFAPAGFTPRPGAVWASEGHATTLERIAASGGADFYEGQLAERIGRHAEATGGVIRAADLAAHRSEWVAPISATYRGHEVWEIPPNGQGITALMALGVLDGLDLPDERDTARGLHLQIEAIKLAFADAHAHVADTRHSDVPVERLLSAAHFTQLRDRIGGEALDPQTRAPSTGGTVYLAAADGDGMMVSLIQSNYMGFGSGVVIPGTGIGLHNRGHNFNLEDGHPNVLKPGKRPYHTIIPGFLTRDGGPVGPFGVMGGFMQPQGHVQVILNTLRYGMNPQEALDAPRWQWLTGRNVEVEHGLGAHLSRELGRLGHRVNVQLEAGSFGRGQIIWRDPQTGVLVGGSEPRTDGLVAAY; encoded by the coding sequence ATGCCTCTGTATCCTTCATCGCGTCAGCCCGTGTACGCCCGTCGGGGCATGGTCGCCACCGGTCAGCCGCTCGCCGCGCAGGCGGGCCTGAGCATCCTGCAGGAAGGCGGGAACGCCGTGGACGCGGCCATCGCCACGGCGATCGCCCTGACGGTGGTGGAGCCGACCGCGAACGGGATCGGCGGTGACAATTTCGCGCTGGTGTGGGCGGACGGTGAACTGCACGGCCTGAATGCGAGCGGCGCGGCCCCGGCGGGCCTGAGTCTGGGCGTGCTGCCGGACGGGCGGATGCCGGTGCACGGATGGCTGCCGGTGACGGTGCCGGGCGCGGTGCGCGGCTGGGCGGACCTGCACGGCCGCTTCGGGCGGCTGCCGTTCGCGCGGCTGTTCGGTCCGGCCATTCATTACGCGCGGCACGGCTATCCGCTCAGTCCGGTGGCGGCCCGCAACTGGGCGCGCGCCATCGGCATCTACCGCAGCCTGAACCTGCCGGAACTGCAGGAGTGGTTCGGCGTGTTCGCGCCTGCGGGCTTCACGCCGCGTCCGGGCGCGGTGTGGGCGAGCGAGGGGCACGCCACGACCCTGGAACGCATCGCGGCGAGCGGCGGGGCGGACTTCTACGAGGGGCAGCTGGCGGAGCGCATCGGGCGGCACGCGGAAGCGACGGGCGGCGTGATCCGCGCGGCGGACCTGGCCGCGCACCGCAGCGAGTGGGTCGCGCCGATCAGCGCCACGTACCGGGGCCACGAGGTGTGGGAGATCCCGCCGAACGGGCAGGGCATCACGGCCCTGATGGCGCTCGGCGTGCTGGACGGCCTGGACCTGCCGGACGAGCGGGACACGGCGCGCGGCCTGCACCTGCAGATCGAGGCGATCAAGCTGGCGTTCGCGGACGCGCACGCGCACGTGGCCGACACGCGGCACAGCGACGTGCCGGTCGAGCGCCTGCTGTCGGCCGCGCACTTCACGCAGCTGCGAGACCGGATCGGGGGAGAGGCGCTGGACCCGCAGACGCGGGCGCCCAGCACGGGCGGCACCGTGTACCTCGCGGCGGCCGACGGGGACGGCATGATGGTGAGCCTCATCCAGAGCAACTACATGGGGTTCGGGAGCGGCGTCGTGATTCCCGGCACCGGCATCGGCCTGCACAACCGCGGCCACAACTTCAACCTGGAGGACGGGCACCCGAACGTCCTGAAGCCCGGCAAGCGCCCGTACCACACCATCATTCCGGGCTTCCTGACGCGGGACGGCGGGCCGGTCGGGCCGTTCGGCGTGATGGGGGGCTTCATGCAGCCGCAGGGGCACGTGCAGGTCATCCTGAACACGCTGCGGTACGGCATGAACCCGCAGGAGGCGCTGGACGCGCCGCGCTGGCAGTGGCTGACGGGCCGCAACGTGGAGGTGGAGCACGGGCTGGGCGCGCACCTGAGCCGCGAACTGGGCCGCCTGGGGCACCGCGTGAACGTGCAGCTGGAGGCGGGGAGTTTCGGGCGCGGGCAGATCATCTGGCGCGACCCGCAGACGGGCGTGCTGGTCGGCGGGAGCGAACCGCGCACGGACGGCCTCGTCGCCGCGTACTGA
- the nudC gene encoding NAD(+) diphosphatase, which yields MSAPETPPTAEQTLDAEGLQPQAQPQPSDPFSNGYGFTPGLPGPATPAPDALWLVFSRDSLLLQDATFALPDGPPAGTEHAQYLGMQHLGVQHLGGEQLDGRSGTADREVWTARLTADAPDGLKFSRLRGLYGRVPDWLWVLGGYAYQIVEWDRTHTYCGNCATPTVRGDTERVRRCPNCGLSVYPRLAPAVMVLLTREHEGRPQVLLCRSPQFPPGMYSANAGFVEPGETVEHAAHREMKEETNLSIRDLRYFDSQPWPFPHSLMLAYTARYAGGEIIPQPGEIEEARWFDHDALPALPDRASISRRLIESVVGPQPD from the coding sequence GTGAGCGCGCCCGAAACCCCACCCACCGCCGAGCAGACCCTGGACGCCGAGGGCCTTCAGCCGCAGGCGCAACCGCAGCCCTCCGACCCCTTCTCGAACGGGTACGGGTTCACCCCCGGCCTGCCCGGCCCGGCCACGCCCGCCCCGGACGCGCTGTGGCTGGTGTTCTCCCGCGACAGCCTGCTCCTGCAGGACGCCACGTTCGCCCTGCCGGACGGCCCGCCCGCCGGGACGGAACACGCGCAGTACCTCGGCATGCAGCACCTCGGCGTGCAGCACCTCGGTGGGGAGCAGCTGGACGGCCGGAGCGGCACGGCGGACCGCGAGGTGTGGACGGCCCGCCTGACGGCGGACGCGCCGGACGGCCTGAAGTTCTCGCGCCTGCGCGGCCTGTACGGGCGCGTGCCCGACTGGCTGTGGGTGCTGGGTGGCTACGCGTACCAGATCGTGGAGTGGGACCGCACGCACACGTACTGCGGGAACTGCGCGACGCCCACCGTGCGCGGCGACACGGAACGCGTACGCCGCTGCCCGAACTGCGGGCTGAGCGTGTACCCGCGCCTCGCTCCGGCCGTGATGGTGCTTCTCACGCGCGAGCACGAGGGGCGCCCGCAGGTGCTGCTGTGCCGTTCCCCGCAGTTCCCGCCCGGCATGTACAGCGCCAACGCGGGCTTCGTGGAGCCGGGCGAGACGGTCGAGCACGCCGCGCACCGCGAGATGAAGGAGGAGACGAACCTCTCCATCCGGGACCTGCGGTACTTCGACTCGCAGCCCTGGCCGTTCCCGCACAGCCTGATGCTCGCGTACACCGCGCGGTACGCGGGCGGCGAGATCATCCCGCAGCCCGGGGAGATCGAGGAGGCCCGCTGGTTCGACCACGACGCCCTGCCCGCCCTGCCGGACCGCGCGAGCATCTCCCGCCGCCTGATCGAGTCGGTGGTGGGCCCGCAACCCGACTGA